A genomic region of Paroedura picta isolate Pp20150507F chromosome 4, Ppicta_v3.0, whole genome shotgun sequence contains the following coding sequences:
- the RAB11B gene encoding ras-related protein Rab-11B codes for MGTRDDEYDYLFKVVLIGDSGVGKSNLLSRFTRNEFNLESKSTIGVEFATRSIQVDGKTIKAQIWDTAGQERYRAITSAYYRGAVGALLVYDIAKHLTYENVERWLKELRDHADNNIVIMLVGNKSDLRHLRAVPTDEARAFAEKNNLSFIETSALDSTNVEEAFKNILTEIYRIVSQKQIADRSAHDESPGNNVVDISVPPTTDGQKSNKLQCCQNL; via the exons ATGGGAACCCGCGACGACGAGTACGACTATCTCTTCAAAG TTGTGCTGATTGGAGactctggggtgggaaagagCAATCTCCTATCCCGCTTCACACGCAATGAGTTCAACCTGGAGAGCAAAAGCACTATTGGTGTGGAGTTTGCCACCAGAAGCATTCAGGTGGATGGGAAGACGATAAAGGCACAGATCTGGGACACCGCCGGCCAGGAGCGATATCGTGCGATCACCTCCGC ATACTACCGTGGAGCTGTTGGGGCACTTCTGGTTTATGACATTGCCAAGCACTTGACATATGAGAACGTGGAACGTTGGCTGAAGGAGCTGCGGGATCATGCAGATAACAATATCGTCATCATGCTGGTGGGGAACAAAAGCGACTTGCGTCACCTGAGGGCTGTGCCCACAGACGAGGCCCGTGCTTTTGCAG AAAAAAACAACTTGTCTTTCATTGAAACATCAGCACTTGATTCAACAAATGTAGAAGAAGCTTTCAAGAACATTCTCACAG AGATCTACCGCATCGTGTCTCAGAAGCAGATTGCAGACCGATCTGCCCATGACGAATCTCCTGGAAACAATGTGGTGGACATCAGCGTGCCCCCCACCACCGACGGACAGAAATCCAACAAACTCCAGTGTTGCCAGAACCTGTGA